GGGGGCAGGGCCGGTGGCGCGGCGCCGGCGGGCGGCGGCTGCGGACGAGTGGGCCATGACGAACCTCCTGTCGTCTGGGTGACGGCACGCGTGCCGTATGTGCCCATCGTGAGGTATGCCACTGACAATCCGTTCTGAGCTGGGCTTTCGCCGCGGCCGAGAGGACGGGCGCGGCCATCGGGACCGAGGCCACCTGTGAGAATCGGGGCCATGGAAAGCACCAGCGCCAGGGCCGGCGGAAGCACGCGCCGCGAGGCCACCCGGCAGAAGCTCTACGAGGCTGCCGTCACGCTCATCGCCGAGCAGGGCTTCTCCGCGACCACCGTGGACGAGATCGCCGAGCGGGCCGGGGTCGCCAAGGGGACGGTCTACTACAACTTCGCGAGCAAGTCCGTCCTCTTCGAGGAGTTGCTGCGGCACGGTGTCGGCCTGCTCACCGCGTCCCTGAAGGAGGCGGCCGAGGGCACGGCACGCGCCGGGCGCGGCAAGGTGGACGCGCTGGACGCGATGATCCGCGCGGGCCTGGTCTTCATCGACCGCTACCCGGCCTTCACCCAGCTGTACGTCGCCGAGCTGTGGCGCACCAACCGGGCCTGGCAGTCCACCTTGATGGTGGTGCGGCAGGAGGCCGTGGCGGTGGTGGAGGGCGTGCTGCGCGAGGGTGTGGCGGCCGGCGAGTTCAGCGACGAGATCGACGTGCAGCTGACGGCGGCGGCGCTGGTCGGCATGGTGCTGGTGGCCGCGCTCGACTGGAAGTCCTTCCAGCCGGAGCGCTCCCTGGACGACGTCCACGCGGCCCTGTCCCGGCTGCTCCAGGGCCGGGTCAGCGGCCGGATCTGAGGCGGCGGGGCCGGGACGGCCGGACCTGAGGCGGCGGGTCCGGGACGGCCGGATCTCCGGCGGCCGGAACCGAGGCGGCCGGGTCGGCGGGAACCGGGCTCTGCCGCGTGTCGGCAGCGGGAGCAGGCGCCGGACCGATCGTTCCGGTCCGGCGCCTGCCCGTTTCCCCCGTGATCCCCCGTACTTCCTCCCGTACTCCCCCGTACGGGTTCCCCCTGTGCGGACCCCCGTGGCGGTCGTCCCCCGAGGCCCCCCGTCTCGCTTCCGCCGACGGGTCGGCGGAAGGAGCGGCCGGTGACCGGTTGCCGTTCCGCCGCCCCGTGTCGGCGGTGCGGGCCGGTCCCCCTGCCGTGGCTCCACTCTCCCGTCCCGGCGGCCGGTGCCCCATCCGCGCGGATACTCATCCGGCGGTCTGAGTACTTGTACTCAGACCTCCGCGCGCGTGCCCAGGCCGCCCGCCCGCGGGCTGGCTACGATCGCCTCCGTGTCCGTGCTTCCCCTGGTCTTCACCAGCGGCTGGGCCAGTGGTGTCAACGCCTACGCGGTGGTGCTGCTGCTCGGCCTGTTCGGCGTGACCGGGGTCGGCGACGACCTGCCGGGGGTTTTTCAGCGCCCGGAGGTGCTGATCGTCGCGGGTGTGCTGTTCCTGTGCGAGACGGTCGCCGACAAGATCCCGTACGTGGACTCGCTGTGGGACTCCGCGCACACGGTGGTCCGTCCGCTCGCCGGCGCCTGGGTGGGCGCGCTGCTCGCCGGGCAGAGCGGCTCGCTGCCGGACGTGGCGGCCGGGCTGCTGGGCGGTTCCACGGCGCTGGCCAGCCATGCCGTCAAGGCCGGGACGCGGATGGCGGTCAACACCTCGCCCGAGCCGTTCAGCAACATCGTGCTGAGCGTGGCCGAGGACCTCGGGGTCGGAGGCGTGGTCGCGTTCGCGATGTTCCATCCCGTGGCGGCGGCGGTCGTCGCGGGTGTCCTGCTGGCCGGCGGGCTGCTGGCGCTCGTGTTCCTCTTCTCGCGCATCCGGCGCTTCCTGCGCCGCCGGGCCCGGCGGCGCGAGGCGCGGCGACTCATCTCACGGCCCCGCTGACCTGCGCCGGGGCCGCCCGGCGGCCGGATTGTCGGTGGCGGTCGATAAAGTCGCGGACATGGCACGGATTGCGGTGATCGGCGCCGGGATGGGCGCGATGGCGGCTGCCGCCCGGCTGGCCGTCGCGGGCCACCGGGTGGTGGTGTACGAGCGTACGGAGACGTACGGCGGCGCGGTGCGCCGGTTCGAGCGGGACGGCTTCGGCTTCGACACGGGCCCGGGACTACTCACGCTGCCCGCGGTGTACCGCGATCTGTTCGTCAAGACCGGCAAGGCACCGCTGGAGGACCGCGTCGAGCTGGTCCAGGTCGACCCGTCGTCGCGGCACGTCTTCGCGGACGGCAGCCGGGTGTCGCTGCCCAACGCCACGCGCGCGGGGGTCGTGGCGGCCCTGGACGAGGCGCTGGGCGCGGGCGCGGGCGAGCGCTGGGGTGACTTCCTGGTGCGGGCCCGCGAGGCATGGGACCGTACCCGCCGGCCGCTGCTGGAAGAGCCGCTGTGGCCGAACTGGCGGGTGCTGGCCGACAAGGAGCCGTATCCGGCGGTGCCGCACAAGCGGCTGCTGCGCACGCGCCGGGCCGCGACGCTGGCCGAGGTCGGCGCCTGGGAGCTGCGGGACGAGCGCCTGGCGGCCCTGCTGGCCGGCCACGCGCTCGCCCATGGCCTGGACCCCCGGACCGCCCCGGCGAGCGCGGCGGTGCTGCCGTACATGGAGCACGCCTTCGGCACCTGGTATGTGCGCGGGGGCATCCGGGAGTTGGCGCGCGCGGTGTACGAGCGGTGCCTGGAGCGGCGGGTGGAGTTCGTCTTCGGCGCCGAGGTCACCCGGATCGTGGAGAAGGACGGCCGGGCGGCGGGGGTGGAGCCGGCCGGGGGCCCGGTCGTGGCGGCGGACCACGTCGTGGCGGACGTCCACCCGGCCCGGCTGCGGGCGCTGACGGAACGTCCGCTGGACGGCGAGGAGGACGTGCGGGCCGACCCGGGGGCCGCGGCGGCCGCCCGGTTCACCGTGCTGCTCGCCCTGCGCGGCGCCCGGGAGCCCGGTGCCGCGCACCGCACGGTCGTGCATCCGGCGGACCCGGAGCGGGAGTGGGACTTCCTGGCCTCGCCGGGCGGTGATGTGCCGCCCATGCCGACGGTGACCGTGCTGCGCCCCGACGACCCCGCGCTCCGGCCCGACGACGGGCACGAGTCGGCGGTGCTGTCCGCCGTGGTGCCCGCGGGGGCCGCCTGGGACGACGAGCGCACGGTCGCCCGGTACACGGACCTGCTCCTTCAGGCCGCCGGGCGGGCGATACCGGCGCTGCGCGACCGGCTGCTGTGGCACGAGGTGCGGGCACCGGGCGCCGCCGAGGAGGAGACGGGCGCCCGCGCGGGGACCGTGCCCGCGCCCTCGCTCGCGGCCGGCCGGGGCCGCTTCCTGCACCCGGCGAACAGCACGCGGCTGCCCGGGCTGTACCGGGTCGGCGGCTGGTCCCACCCGGGCGGCGGCCTGCCGCACGCCGGGATGTCGGGCGCGCTGGTGGCCGGGCTGATCGTGGAGGGCCCGGAGTTCCGCGGCTCGCAGTGAGCGCGGGCCGGGCGGCTCAGAAGCGGTACTGCTCGTCGTAGCCGGCCCCGCCCGGCTGCCGCGGGTAGGGCTGCTCCGGCGGGAGTTCGCCGCCGTGGCCGTCGTCGGTGCGCTGCTGCGGCACCCACACCCCGCCCGGCGGGGTCTCGGGGTACCCGGCGGGGGCGTACGGGTCCTGGGGGTGGCCCGGCTGCTGCCCGTACTGCCCGGCGGGGTCATGGTCGTAGGCGGCGTAGGGCCGGCTGCCGATGTAGGGGTCCGAGTAGTTGGCGTATCCCTGCCGGCCGTCGGCGGTGTCGTAGCCGTAGTCCTGGGCGCCGTAGCCGGTGTAGCCGTAGGCGGGGGCCTGCGGGTCGGGGGCCGGGTGGCCGGGGGTGCCGTAGCCGCCGTAGCCGCCGGTGTCCCCGGGGGCGGGCTGGGGGGCGTGGACGGCGGTGGTCTCGGCGGCGGCCGGTTCGGCCGGGCGGGGCGCGGCGGGCGTGAAGACGTCGTCGTGGTCGTCGTCGAAGTCGCCGGACGCCTGGGCGGGGCCGTAGGTCACCTGGTCGGGGGTGTAGCCCTCCAGGTCGGGGACGTACGGCTCCTGGGCGGCCCCCGGGAACGCGGGGGCGGCCTCCGGGACGGCGGGCGCGGTGTCCCGCGCGGCCGGGTCCTTCCGGCCCGCGCGCCCCCGGCGCCGCTTGCTGCCGCCACCACCGGCCTGCGGGCCGGGACGGCGGACCGCCCAGCCGGAGGCGAAGCCCCGGCGGAACGACAGCGTGACGTAGGTCTGACCGACCGCGAAGGCGATCGCGCCCAGCGCGATGACGATCACGGAGGGCAACAGCACGCCGATCACGACGCCGAGGAATCCGGTGAAGGCCAGCAGCCGCCAGCGCAGCCGCGCCTTGTATTGCAGCAGCACCTCGCCCAGCAGCCACAGCGCGACGCCGCCGAACGCGATGTAGAGGACCGCCCAGCCCATGTACGCCCCTCTCCCAATGACCGCTACTGCCAGTGACCGCTACGCAGTGTGGCCTATCGCGGTGCGGCCGGTCTAGGCCCGCGGGGGTTGGTGCAGGCCCAGGTTCTCGTAGATCTCCAGGGTCGCCGTGGAGTTGTTCAGCGTGATGAAGTGCAGTCCGGGCACTCCCTCGGCCAGCAGCCGGGCGCAGAACTCCGTGGCGAACTCGATACCGATGGAGCGTACCGCCGCCGGATCGTCCTTCGCCGCCAGGATCCGCTCTTTCAGGGC
This sequence is a window from Streptomyces rubradiris. Protein-coding genes within it:
- a CDS encoding DUF4126 domain-containing protein codes for the protein MSVLPLVFTSGWASGVNAYAVVLLLGLFGVTGVGDDLPGVFQRPEVLIVAGVLFLCETVADKIPYVDSLWDSAHTVVRPLAGAWVGALLAGQSGSLPDVAAGLLGGSTALASHAVKAGTRMAVNTSPEPFSNIVLSVAEDLGVGGVVAFAMFHPVAAAVVAGVLLAGGLLALVFLFSRIRRFLRRRARRREARRLISRPR
- a CDS encoding TetR/AcrR family transcriptional regulator — protein: MESTSARAGGSTRREATRQKLYEAAVTLIAEQGFSATTVDEIAERAGVAKGTVYYNFASKSVLFEELLRHGVGLLTASLKEAAEGTARAGRGKVDALDAMIRAGLVFIDRYPAFTQLYVAELWRTNRAWQSTLMVVRQEAVAVVEGVLREGVAAGEFSDEIDVQLTAAALVGMVLVAALDWKSFQPERSLDDVHAALSRLLQGRVSGRI
- a CDS encoding phytoene desaturase family protein, translating into MARIAVIGAGMGAMAAAARLAVAGHRVVVYERTETYGGAVRRFERDGFGFDTGPGLLTLPAVYRDLFVKTGKAPLEDRVELVQVDPSSRHVFADGSRVSLPNATRAGVVAALDEALGAGAGERWGDFLVRAREAWDRTRRPLLEEPLWPNWRVLADKEPYPAVPHKRLLRTRRAATLAEVGAWELRDERLAALLAGHALAHGLDPRTAPASAAVLPYMEHAFGTWYVRGGIRELARAVYERCLERRVEFVFGAEVTRIVEKDGRAAGVEPAGGPVVAADHVVADVHPARLRALTERPLDGEEDVRADPGAAAAARFTVLLALRGAREPGAAHRTVVHPADPEREWDFLASPGGDVPPMPTVTVLRPDDPALRPDDGHESAVLSAVVPAGAAWDDERTVARYTDLLLQAAGRAIPALRDRLLWHEVRAPGAAEEETGARAGTVPAPSLAAGRGRFLHPANSTRLPGLYRVGGWSHPGGGLPHAGMSGALVAGLIVEGPEFRGSQ